The following are encoded together in the Pseudomonas sp. IB20 genome:
- a CDS encoding TMEM165/GDT1 family protein, with the protein MLDSLLVPTAIVALAEIGDKTQLLALILAARFRKPWPIIAGIVAATLANHAAAGAVGAWFGSFFSDAVLHWILAASFCATALWTLVPDKLDDDEASTTRKFGPFLTTLIAFFLAEIGDKTQIATVMLAAQYPELWLVIIGTTLGMLIANVPVVLAGNFAAEKLPLTLIRRLAATAFFILAIVAVYKAMQSSGWI; encoded by the coding sequence ATGCTGGATTCATTACTCGTACCTACCGCAATCGTTGCCTTGGCCGAAATCGGCGACAAGACGCAGCTGCTCGCGCTCATCCTTGCCGCACGCTTTCGCAAACCTTGGCCGATCATCGCCGGCATCGTCGCCGCGACCCTGGCCAACCATGCGGCTGCCGGTGCCGTGGGGGCCTGGTTCGGCAGTTTCTTCTCGGATGCGGTGTTGCACTGGATCCTCGCGGCAAGCTTCTGTGCCACGGCGCTATGGACCTTGGTGCCGGACAAACTCGACGATGACGAAGCCAGTACCACGCGCAAGTTCGGCCCGTTCCTGACCACGCTGATTGCGTTCTTCCTCGCAGAAATCGGTGACAAAACGCAAATCGCCACGGTGATGCTGGCGGCGCAATACCCTGAGCTGTGGCTGGTGATTATCGGCACCACCTTGGGCATGCTGATTGCCAACGTGCCGGTGGTTCTGGCGGGGAATTTCGCGGCGGAAAAACTGCCGTTGACCTTGATTCGTCGACTGGCGGCTACGGCGTTCTTCATCCTGGCGATTGTTGCGGTGTACAAAGCCATGCAAAGCAGCGGCTGGATCTAG